The Flaviramulus sp. BrNp1-15 genome has a window encoding:
- a CDS encoding amidophosphoribosyltransferase, whose product MSDVLKHECGIAMIRLLKPLEYYKEKYGSAFYGVNKMYLMMEKQHNRGQDGAGFASIKLNTKPGERYISRVRSVAQQPIQDIFAQINARVNKEFEDHPEYANDVAAQKKNIPYIGEVLLGHVRYGTFGKNSVESVHPFLRQNNWMHRNLIMAGNFNMTNVKELFSNLIELGQHPKEYTDTITIMEKIGHFLDDAVSKIYKDLKKEGYNKREASPQIAERLNVAKILKRAAKNWDGGYAMAGLIGHGDSFVLRDPAGIRPAYYYQDDEIVVVASERPVIQTVFNVNFEDVKELEPGCAIITKKSGKVSIKQILEPLERKACSFERIYFSRGSDAEIYQERKMLGKLLMPKVLEAIENDTKNTVFSYIPNTAETSFFGMVETAEAFINKKKTNAILNGQRSISADKVTEILSERARVEKIAIKDVKLRTFITEDSSRDDLVAHVYDITYGVIKPTDNLVIIDDSIVRGTTLKKSILKMLDRLNPKKIIVVSSAPQIRYPDCYGIDMANLESLVAFRAALELLKDVNKYDIVEEVYKKCIDQTDLDDKHVQNFVKEIYDPFTDEQISDKISEILSHESITAEVKIIFQPVENLHKACPKHLGDWYFTGNYPTVGGNRVVNRAFINFYEGNKERAY is encoded by the coding sequence ATGAGTGATGTCTTAAAACACGAATGTGGAATAGCTATGATTAGGCTATTAAAACCTTTAGAATATTATAAAGAAAAATATGGAAGTGCATTTTATGGAGTAAACAAAATGTATTTAATGATGGAAAAACAGCACAATCGCGGACAAGATGGTGCTGGTTTTGCAAGTATAAAACTCAATACTAAACCTGGAGAACGGTATATAAGTAGAGTGCGTTCTGTAGCGCAACAACCCATTCAGGATATTTTTGCTCAAATTAATGCTAGAGTTAATAAAGAATTTGAAGATCACCCAGAATATGCAAATGATGTTGCTGCACAAAAAAAGAATATCCCTTACATAGGCGAAGTATTATTAGGTCATGTTAGATATGGTACTTTCGGGAAAAACAGTGTTGAAAGTGTACATCCGTTTTTAAGGCAAAACAACTGGATGCACAGAAATTTAATTATGGCTGGAAACTTTAACATGACTAATGTTAAAGAGCTTTTTAGCAACCTTATAGAATTAGGACAACACCCAAAGGAATATACAGATACCATTACAATAATGGAAAAAATTGGTCATTTCCTTGATGATGCTGTTAGTAAAATATATAAAGATTTAAAGAAAGAAGGCTACAACAAACGTGAAGCTTCTCCACAAATAGCAGAACGCTTAAATGTTGCAAAAATACTTAAAAGAGCTGCAAAAAACTGGGATGGTGGTTATGCTATGGCAGGACTTATTGGTCATGGTGATTCTTTTGTTTTAAGGGATCCCGCAGGTATAAGACCGGCATATTACTATCAAGATGATGAAATTGTTGTAGTAGCATCAGAGCGCCCTGTTATACAAACAGTATTTAATGTAAATTTTGAAGATGTTAAAGAACTAGAACCAGGTTGTGCTATTATCACTAAAAAATCTGGTAAGGTTTCTATAAAACAAATCTTAGAACCATTAGAAAGAAAAGCCTGTTCTTTTGAACGTATTTATTTCTCTAGAGGTAGTGATGCCGAAATATACCAAGAACGAAAAATGCTAGGTAAATTATTAATGCCTAAAGTATTAGAAGCTATTGAAAACGATACAAAAAACACGGTATTCTCTTATATTCCTAATACTGCTGAAACATCATTTTTTGGAATGGTTGAAACTGCCGAGGCTTTTATTAATAAAAAGAAAACTAATGCTATTTTAAACGGACAACGATCTATATCTGCTGATAAGGTCACTGAAATTTTATCTGAAAGAGCTAGAGTAGAAAAGATAGCTATTAAAGATGTAAAACTAAGAACCTTTATTACAGAAGATAGCAGTCGTGATGATTTAGTAGCACACGTTTACGATATTACTTATGGTGTTATTAAACCTACTGATAACCTTGTTATTATTGATGATAGTATTGTAAGAGGTACAACTTTAAAAAAGAGTATCTTAAAAATGCTTGATCGTTTAAACCCTAAAAAAATTATAGTGGTGTCTTCTGCTCCACAAATTCGTTATCCAGATTGTTACGGTATTGATATGGCAAACCTTGAAAGTTTGGTGGCTTTTAGAGCTGCTTTAGAATTATTAAAAGACGTTAATAAATATGATATTGTAGAAGAGGTTTATAAAAAATGTATTGATCAAACAGATTTAGATGATAAACACGTTCAAAATTTTGTAAAAGAAATTTATGATCCTTTTACAGATGAACAGATTTCAGACAAGATATCTGAGATTTTAAGTCATGAATCTATAACAGCAGAAGTGAAAATTATATTCCAACCTGTAGAAAATTTACACAAAGCGTGCCCTAAACATTTAGGCGATTGGTACTTTACAGGTAATTATCCAACCGTTGGCGGAAATAGGGTTGTAAACAGAGCTTTTATAAACTTTTACGAAGGCAATAAAGAACGAGCCTATTAA
- a CDS encoding superoxide dismutase, with the protein MAFELPKLGYAYDALEPHIDARTMEIHHTKHHNGYTNNLNNAIAGTDLEGKSIEDILANLDMNNAAVRNNGGGFYNHSLFWEIMNPEGKGRLSGELKDAIEAAYGSVDAFKDTFAKAAATRFGSGWAWLCVHKGGKVEVCSTPNQDNPLMPGVSCGGTPILGIDVWEHAYYLNYQNRRPDYINAFFNVINWNEVEKRYAEAK; encoded by the coding sequence ATGGCTTTCGAATTACCGAAATTAGGATATGCATATGATGCTTTAGAACCTCATATAGATGCAAGAACTATGGAAATACACCATACTAAACATCACAACGGATATACAAATAATTTAAATAACGCAATTGCAGGAACAGATTTAGAAGGAAAATCTATTGAAGATATCCTTGCAAATTTAGATATGAATAATGCTGCTGTTAGAAATAATGGTGGTGGTTTTTACAATCACTCATTATTCTGGGAAATAATGAATCCTGAAGGAAAAGGAAGATTATCTGGAGAATTAAAAGACGCTATTGAAGCCGCTTACGGTTCGGTAGATGCTTTTAAGGATACTTTTGCAAAAGCTGCAGCAACAAGATTTGGTTCTGGTTGGGCTTGGTTATGTGTTCACAAAGGAGGAAAAGTTGAAGTGTGTTCTACACCAAATCAAGACAATCCATTAATGCCAGGAGTAAGTTGTGGAGGAACACCTATTTTAGGAATTGATGTTTGGGAACATGCTTATTACTTAAATTATCAAAACCGTCGTCCTGATTACATTAATGCATTTTTTAATGTAATTAACTGGAACGAAGTTGAAAAACGTTACGCAGAGGCTAAGTAA
- a CDS encoding exodeoxyribonuclease V subunit beta, which translates to MQKTQPFTIYNASAGSGKTFTLVKEYLKILFASSSPFLFKNILAITFTNKAVSEMKERIIETLKQFSEPSILEYPNSMFEVICNELEMEPEKLHNKAEKLLNTIIHNYAAFDISTIDGFTHKLIRTFAHDLQLPLNFEVELDQDALLNEAVDSLIAKAGTDKELTNNLVDFAIEKADDDKSWDVAFDFNKIAKLLVNENDIPFIEKLKDKTLDDFKRLKTQLKKEVTTTKTQIIEQAQSILTLIEETGLQFDDFSGSYLPKHFKKLADENFNVNFDTKWQEDIETKTLYPKRVTDEIASIIEQIQPQIALAFNKTKQAIFHLKFLNSFYKNITPLSVLNAINIELKALKLEQNKMLISEFNSIISKEIKNQPTPFIYERIGEKFNHYFIDEFQDTSVMQWENLIPLLNNSLSSETGSAMLVGDAKQAIYRWRGGKAEQFIGLFNEDNPFIVEKHIKNLPTNYRSFKEIIRFNNGFFKFLSNQVFIKKEYASLYETANQEFNLEDSGYVELSFLDIAKEDNRDDIFPDRVLKTVNRCLENKFNLQDICVLVRKKKEGVAVANYLSQNQIPIVSSETLLLSNSPEVTFINDLLALLIQPKNNEMKISVLNYLTTLFNIENKHAFFSNHINLSLNALFKEFENFNILINSDYLVQLPLYDLTETIVRSFNLVKTSNAYIQFYLDVVLDFSQKKASDISAFLEYFNKKKDSLSIVSPKGQNAVQIMTIHKSKGLEFPVVIFPYADLDIYRELEPKEWFKLNKEKYQDFTYALLNYNKDFENYGEEGKRIYNNHQAEQELDNINLLYVTLTRAVEQLYIISSKDISEKGEINNKKYSGLFIKYLQHLGFWSDSKSTYHFGNNKKSIESSTSSEEAYIQNEFISTSKEEHNIKVVTKSGFLWDTNQQDAIEKGNLVHDIMSQIKTKNDIDLVISDFINSSIINEEQALKLNALVYQIVEHPKLIDYYNSNDIVYNERDIITKENIVLRPDRIVINSKNEAVIIDYKTGVEDKKHEQQLQSYQDVLEEMKITVKKKILVYINKDIKVKDV; encoded by the coding sequence GTGCAAAAAACTCAGCCTTTTACAATATATAATGCATCTGCAGGTAGCGGAAAAACCTTTACGCTAGTAAAAGAATATTTAAAAATATTATTTGCATCAAGCAGTCCTTTCCTTTTTAAAAACATTTTAGCTATTACATTTACTAATAAAGCTGTGTCTGAAATGAAAGAGCGCATTATAGAAACTTTAAAACAATTTTCTGAACCTTCAATTTTAGAATACCCTAACAGCATGTTTGAAGTGATTTGTAATGAACTGGAAATGGAACCAGAAAAACTTCATAACAAAGCTGAAAAACTATTAAACACAATTATACATAACTATGCTGCTTTTGACATTTCGACCATAGATGGCTTTACACATAAACTTATTAGAACTTTTGCCCACGATTTACAATTACCTTTAAATTTTGAAGTGGAATTAGACCAGGATGCTTTACTAAATGAAGCTGTTGATAGTTTAATTGCTAAAGCCGGAACTGATAAAGAGCTTACAAATAATTTAGTTGATTTTGCTATTGAAAAAGCCGATGACGATAAAAGTTGGGACGTAGCTTTTGATTTTAATAAGATTGCAAAACTATTGGTTAACGAAAACGACATTCCTTTTATTGAAAAACTAAAGGACAAAACGTTAGACGATTTTAAAAGACTCAAAACGCAGTTAAAAAAAGAAGTAACAACTACCAAAACACAAATTATTGAACAAGCACAAAGCATTTTAACTTTAATTGAAGAAACTGGTTTACAATTTGATGACTTTTCTGGAAGCTATTTACCCAAACATTTTAAAAAGTTAGCGGATGAAAACTTTAACGTTAATTTTGACACCAAATGGCAAGAAGATATTGAAACCAAAACACTCTACCCCAAACGTGTTACTGATGAAATAGCTTCAATAATTGAACAAATTCAGCCACAAATTGCTTTAGCTTTTAACAAGACTAAACAAGCTATTTTTCATCTTAAATTTTTAAACAGTTTTTATAAAAACATTACACCACTATCGGTTTTAAACGCTATTAATATCGAATTAAAAGCTTTAAAATTAGAACAAAATAAAATGTTGATTTCAGAATTTAATTCCATAATTAGTAAAGAAATAAAAAACCAACCCACTCCTTTTATTTACGAACGTATTGGCGAAAAATTCAATCACTATTTTATTGATGAGTTTCAAGACACCTCTGTAATGCAATGGGAAAACCTAATTCCTTTATTAAATAACTCGCTTTCATCAGAAACTGGAAGCGCTATGCTGGTTGGCGATGCAAAACAAGCTATTTATAGATGGCGTGGTGGAAAAGCAGAACAATTTATTGGTTTGTTTAATGAAGACAACCCGTTTATTGTTGAAAAACACATTAAAAACCTACCTACAAACTATAGAAGCTTTAAAGAAATCATCCGTTTTAATAATGGTTTTTTTAAATTTTTATCAAATCAAGTGTTTATTAAAAAGGAATATGCATCGCTTTATGAAACTGCAAATCAAGAATTCAATCTAGAGGATAGTGGTTATGTAGAACTATCTTTTTTAGATATAGCAAAAGAAGATAATAGAGATGACATTTTTCCAGATCGGGTTTTAAAAACTGTTAATCGCTGTTTAGAAAACAAATTCAACTTACAAGATATTTGCGTATTGGTTCGTAAGAAAAAAGAAGGCGTTGCAGTAGCCAATTATTTAAGCCAAAACCAAATACCAATTGTTTCGTCTGAAACTTTACTGTTGTCTAATTCACCCGAAGTAACTTTTATAAATGATTTGTTGGCATTATTGATTCAACCAAAAAACAACGAAATGAAAATTTCGGTTTTAAACTATTTAACTACTCTTTTTAATATTGAAAACAAGCACGCTTTTTTTTCAAATCATATTAATTTATCTCTTAATGCGCTATTTAAAGAATTTGAAAACTTTAATATTCTCATAAATAGTGATTATTTAGTTCAGCTGCCTCTTTACGATTTAACTGAAACTATTGTAAGAAGTTTTAATTTGGTTAAAACATCAAACGCTTATATTCAGTTTTATTTAGATGTTGTTTTAGATTTTTCACAAAAAAAAGCTTCAGACATTTCAGCATTTTTGGAGTATTTTAATAAGAAAAAAGACAGTCTTAGTATTGTTTCACCAAAAGGACAAAATGCAGTTCAAATTATGACCATTCATAAATCTAAAGGTTTAGAGTTTCCTGTAGTTATATTTCCTTATGCCGATTTAGATATTTATAGAGAACTTGAACCAAAAGAATGGTTTAAACTTAACAAAGAAAAATACCAAGACTTTACCTATGCGCTTTTAAACTACAACAAAGATTTTGAGAATTATGGTGAAGAAGGTAAACGCATTTACAACAACCACCAAGCAGAACAAGAATTAGATAATATCAATTTGTTATATGTTACACTTACGCGTGCCGTTGAACAATTATATATTATCTCTTCAAAAGATATTTCAGAAAAAGGTGAGATTAATAATAAAAAATATTCAGGCTTATTCATTAAATATTTACAACATTTAGGATTTTGGAGTGATTCAAAATCGACCTATCACTTTGGAAACAATAAGAAATCGATAGAAAGTTCAACATCATCAGAAGAAGCATATATTCAAAATGAATTTATTTCAACTTCAAAAGAAGAACACAATATAAAAGTTGTTACAAAATCTGGATTTCTTTGGGATACCAATCAACAGGATGCTATTGAAAAAGGAAATCTTGTTCATGATATTATGTCTCAAATTAAAACAAAAAATGATATTGATCTTGTTATTAGTGATTTCATAAACTCATCTATTATTAATGAAGAGCAGGCATTAAAATTAAACGCTTTGGTATATCAAATTGTGGAGCACCCAAAACTTATAGACTACTATAACTCAAATGATATTGTTTATAATGAGCGTGATATTATTACAAAAGAAAATATTGTTTTAAGACCCGATAGAATTGTAATAAATTCTAAAAACGAAGCTGTGATAATTGACTATAAAACCGGAGTTGAAGACAAAAAGCATGAGCAACAATTACAGTCTTATCAAGATGTGTTAGAAGAAATGAAAATAACGGTAAAAAAGAAAATTCTTGTATATATAAATAAGGACATTAAAGTGAAAGATGTTTAA
- the kbl gene encoding glycine C-acetyltransferase yields the protein MYGKLKNHLKNELQDIKNNGLYKEERIITSAQGAEITLNTGEKVLNFCANNYLGLSSHPDVIQAAKDTMDTHGFGMSSVRFICGTQDIHKELEQKISDFYQTEDTILYAAAFDANVGVFNTLFEMEDAIISDSLNHASIIDGVRLCKAARYRYQNNDMQDLENQLISANENGARFKIIVTDGVFSMDGLLAPLDKICDLADKYDALVMIDECHAAGFIGETGRGTLEEKDVMGRIDIITGTLGKALGGAMGGYTTGKKEIIDMLRQRSRPYLFSNSLAPAIVGASIKVFDMLANNTQLRDTLEWNTNYFKKGMKKAGFGIIDGDSAIVPVMLYDAKLSQTMANMLLKEDIYVIGFFFPVVPKDKARIRVQLSAAHTKEHLDKAIMAFIKVGKALNII from the coding sequence ATGTACGGAAAACTGAAAAATCATTTAAAAAATGAGCTTCAAGACATAAAAAACAACGGACTTTATAAAGAAGAACGAATTATTACTTCGGCTCAAGGTGCAGAAATAACTTTAAACACAGGAGAAAAAGTTTTAAACTTTTGCGCAAACAATTATTTAGGGCTTTCTTCACATCCAGATGTTATTCAGGCAGCAAAAGATACAATGGATACACATGGATTTGGCATGTCTTCAGTTCGTTTTATTTGTGGCACTCAAGACATTCATAAAGAGTTGGAACAAAAAATTTCAGATTTCTATCAAACCGAAGACACCATATTATATGCAGCCGCTTTTGATGCAAATGTAGGAGTTTTTAATACCTTATTTGAAATGGAAGATGCTATCATTTCTGACTCCTTAAACCATGCATCAATAATAGATGGTGTTAGATTATGTAAGGCTGCGAGATATCGTTATCAAAATAATGATATGCAAGATTTAGAAAATCAGCTAATTTCTGCCAATGAAAATGGTGCGCGTTTTAAAATAATAGTAACAGATGGTGTGTTCTCCATGGATGGATTATTAGCCCCACTTGACAAAATTTGTGATTTAGCAGATAAATATGATGCCTTAGTGATGATTGACGAGTGTCATGCGGCTGGTTTTATTGGGGAAACAGGACGAGGTACCCTTGAAGAAAAAGACGTTATGGGTAGAATTGACATCATTACCGGAACATTGGGTAAAGCTTTAGGAGGCGCTATGGGTGGTTACACCACTGGTAAAAAAGAAATTATTGACATGCTACGCCAACGTTCAAGACCATATTTATTTTCTAACTCTCTTGCTCCAGCTATTGTAGGCGCCTCAATTAAGGTATTTGATATGTTAGCAAACAATACGCAATTAAGAGATACTTTAGAATGGAACACAAATTATTTTAAAAAAGGTATGAAAAAAGCTGGTTTTGGTATTATAGATGGTGATTCTGCCATTGTACCAGTTATGCTATATGACGCAAAACTATCTCAAACTATGGCAAATATGCTTTTAAAAGAAGATATTTATGTGATTGGGTTCTTTTTTCCTGTAGTTCCTAAAGATAAAGCTAGAATACGTGTGCAATTGTCGGCTGCTCATACAAAAGAGCATTTAGATAAGGCTATTATGGCATTTATTAAGGTAGGTAAAGCATTAAATATTATCTAA
- a CDS encoding OmpA family protein: MKNLSRLLFAMLLVLGYSNVNAQDENNPWQITIGVNAVDAYPSGDGAPFSETIFDEFGNVTDHWNILPSLSTITVSKYLSDKFSFGITGSLNKIDKWGDVPGLPPGVPEQVNTVDDLSYYGVDGTIKYNFIEGTTLDPYLGVGGGYTWIDEVGAGTLNGTLGLNVWFSENVGLTVQTSYKHAFEDYLQTHFQHSAGLSIKFGGTDTDGDGIYDKDDACPEVAGLEAFNGCPDTDGDGIEDSKDDCPNEAGLAEMNGCPDTDGDGIADKEDNCPTVAGLKALAGCPDADGDGVTDADDACPNEAGPASNKGCPWADKDGDGVLDKDDKCPDVKGTVANNGCPEVTAEVQKTLNEYAKTILFDTGKSTIKAQSASVLADIIAILKEYPTAKFTVEGHTDSVGSETLNQRLSDSRANSVKEYLVENGIDAFRLSALGYGESKPIDTNKTRAGRANNRRVEINLAK; this comes from the coding sequence ATGAAAAATCTTAGCAGATTATTGTTCGCTATGTTGCTTGTACTTGGTTATAGCAACGTAAATGCGCAAGACGAAAACAATCCTTGGCAAATTACCATAGGAGTTAACGCAGTTGATGCTTATCCTTCTGGAGATGGTGCCCCTTTTAGTGAAACTATTTTTGATGAATTCGGAAATGTAACTGATCACTGGAATATTTTACCATCTTTATCTACCATCACTGTTTCCAAATACTTAAGTGACAAATTCTCTTTTGGTATTACTGGATCTTTAAATAAAATTGATAAATGGGGAGATGTTCCTGGATTACCTCCAGGTGTTCCTGAGCAAGTAAACACTGTTGATGACTTATCATACTATGGTGTTGATGGTACCATTAAGTATAATTTCATTGAAGGTACAACTTTAGACCCTTATTTAGGTGTTGGAGGTGGTTACACTTGGATTGATGAAGTAGGTGCTGGTACTTTAAACGGAACATTAGGTTTAAATGTATGGTTTAGTGAAAACGTTGGTTTGACTGTACAAACATCATACAAACATGCTTTTGAAGATTATTTACAAACACATTTCCAACATAGTGCTGGTTTATCTATCAAATTTGGTGGAACTGATACTGATGGTGATGGTATATACGACAAAGATGATGCTTGTCCAGAAGTTGCCGGTTTAGAAGCTTTCAATGGTTGCCCTGATACTGATGGTGATGGTATTGAAGATTCTAAAGATGATTGTCCAAATGAAGCTGGTTTAGCTGAAATGAATGGTTGTCCTGATACTGACGGAGATGGTATTGCTGATAAAGAAGATAACTGTCCTACAGTCGCTGGTTTAAAAGCTTTAGCTGGTTGTCCTGATGCTGATGGTGACGGTGTAACTGATGCTGATGATGCTTGTCCTAACGAAGCTGGTCCTGCTTCTAACAAAGGTTGTCCATGGGCTGATAAAGACGGTGACGGTGTATTAGACAAAGATGACAAATGTCCAGATGTTAAAGGTACTGTTGCAAATAACGGTTGTCCTGAAGTAACTGCTGAAGTTCAAAAAACTCTTAACGAATATGCAAAAACTATCTTATTCGATACAGGTAAATCTACTATAAAAGCACAATCTGCTTCTGTATTAGCTGATATCATTGCAATTCTTAAAGAATACCCAACAGCTAAATTTACTGTAGAAGGTCATACTGATAGCGTTGGTAGTGAAACATTAAACCAAAGATTATCTGATTCTAGAGCTAATTCTGTAAAAGAATATTTAGTTGAAAATGGAATTGATGCTTTCAGACTTTCTGCTCTTGGTTACGGAGAATCAAAACCAATTGATACTAACAAAACTAGAGCTGGTAGAGCAAACAACAGACGTGTAGAAATTAACTTAGCTAAATAA
- a CDS encoding PD-(D/E)XK nuclease family protein, giving the protein MTTFIFDVLKDLKSNGTNISEITFVLPSKRAGLFLKHQLAKVINQTVFSPEIISIEEFVEELSQLRSISNTELLFDFYNSYSQLTKEKDLDSFESFSKWAQILLQDFNEIDRYLIPQEKIFDYLSAIQDLKHWSLEQEKTDFVKNYLSFWNKLFGYYTHFTKFLLSKHIGYQGLIYRKAVENLEAYIQSNQTKQHVFLGFNALNTAEETIIKELLQNDLAKIYWDIDSVFINNPKHDAALFTRHHKNQWHYFKNNPFNWITENYSKEKNISVFGIPKNIGQAKHIGSILSNLQKTDSSLQNTAVILGDENLLIPVLNSLPKSIEALNITMGFPLKSIPLASLFEELFHLHKTASNSFYYKDVINIISHQFIRPLLNINDVDYTSKIIEIIENNNIVYLTKDKLIQIAKETKKVIDLLFSNWEKSIEIALNNCSQLILSIKSFLDKEKKANLLSLEYLFRFNELFNELKRLNTEYHHIKDVSALYSVYKELLSTETLDFQGEPLQGLQIMGMLESRVLDFETVIISSVNEGILPSGKTNNSFIPFDVKIENDLPTYKEKDAVYTYHFYRLLQRAKNIYILYNTEADVLTGGEKSRFITQLELEGIHNINHQIIAPHVPVINPSLTVIQKTEDLQQQIIQLASDGFSPSSLTSYIRNPIDLYYQKILKIKEHDDVEETVAANTLGTIVHNTLEDFYKPLTGKMLTIETIKNLKSKIEERVIFHFKNEYKEGDISKGKNLIIFEISKRYVSNFLDLEINALNAGNEIKIISVEVDNEVLIDIPELDFPIKIKGKIDRVDEYNGVTRIIDYKTGSVQQNQVEIVNWDDITTDYKKFSKSFQILTYAYMLRQSKQIDLPVEAGIISLKNLSSGFLKFAKKDKQGSYAKKNTLITEETINNFSIQLKKLIIEICNPDIDFTEKEL; this is encoded by the coding sequence ATGACTACTTTCATTTTTGATGTTTTAAAAGATTTAAAAAGTAACGGTACTAATATTTCTGAAATCACTTTTGTGTTACCCAGCAAAAGAGCTGGTTTATTTTTAAAACACCAATTAGCCAAAGTTATAAACCAAACTGTTTTCTCTCCTGAAATTATAAGCATTGAAGAATTTGTTGAAGAACTATCACAGCTTAGAAGTATTTCAAATACCGAACTCCTTTTTGATTTTTATAATTCATATTCTCAATTAACAAAAGAAAAAGATCTCGATTCATTTGAATCCTTTTCAAAATGGGCACAAATATTACTTCAGGATTTTAATGAAATAGATAGATATCTTATTCCACAGGAAAAAATATTTGATTATTTAAGCGCTATTCAAGACTTAAAACATTGGTCTTTAGAGCAAGAAAAAACAGATTTTGTAAAAAACTATTTGTCGTTTTGGAATAAACTCTTTGGCTATTATACCCATTTTACCAAATTTCTTTTAAGTAAACATATTGGATATCAAGGTTTAATTTATAGGAAAGCGGTTGAAAATCTAGAAGCTTACATTCAAAGCAATCAAACAAAGCAACATGTTTTTTTAGGGTTTAATGCATTAAATACTGCTGAAGAAACTATTATTAAAGAATTGCTGCAAAACGATTTAGCAAAAATTTATTGGGATATTGATTCTGTTTTTATAAATAACCCAAAACATGATGCGGCACTATTTACAAGGCATCACAAAAATCAATGGCATTATTTTAAAAACAATCCTTTTAATTGGATAACTGAAAACTATTCAAAAGAAAAAAATATTTCGGTTTTCGGAATTCCTAAAAACATTGGTCAAGCAAAACATATAGGTTCGATTTTAAGTAATTTACAAAAAACCGACTCATCCTTACAAAATACAGCAGTTATACTTGGTGATGAAAACTTATTAATCCCTGTACTTAATTCACTTCCAAAATCTATTGAAGCCTTAAATATTACTATGGGATTTCCTTTAAAATCTATTCCATTAGCTTCACTTTTTGAAGAATTATTTCATTTACATAAAACAGCTTCAAATTCTTTTTACTATAAAGATGTTATAAACATTATATCTCATCAATTTATAAGGCCTTTGTTGAATATTAATGATGTTGATTATACCTCAAAAATCATTGAAATTATAGAAAACAATAACATTGTTTATTTAACAAAAGATAAGCTAATCCAAATAGCTAAAGAAACGAAAAAAGTTATCGATTTACTGTTTTCAAACTGGGAAAAATCTATTGAAATAGCTCTAAATAATTGTTCGCAATTAATATTAAGCATTAAAAGTTTTTTAGATAAAGAAAAGAAGGCTAATTTACTTTCACTGGAATATTTGTTTCGTTTTAATGAACTCTTTAATGAACTTAAAAGGTTGAATACAGAGTATCATCATATAAAAGACGTTTCAGCATTATATAGTGTTTATAAAGAATTATTAAGCACAGAAACGTTAGACTTTCAAGGCGAACCTTTACAAGGTTTACAAATAATGGGAATGCTAGAGTCTCGTGTTTTAGATTTTGAAACTGTTATTATTTCTTCTGTAAACGAAGGTATTTTACCTTCGGGAAAAACCAATAACTCATTCATTCCTTTTGATGTTAAAATTGAGAATGATTTGCCAACATACAAAGAAAAAGATGCTGTTTACACCTATCATTTTTACAGACTTTTACAGCGTGCTAAAAACATTTATATTCTGTATAATACGGAAGCTGATGTTTTAACTGGTGGAGAAAAAAGTAGGTTTATTACTCAATTAGAACTAGAAGGTATTCATAACATAAATCATCAAATCATTGCGCCTCATGTTCCTGTTATAAACCCTAGTTTAACTGTTATTCAAAAAACTGAAGACTTACAACAACAAATTATTCAATTAGCCTCTGATGGGTTTTCACCCTCATCTCTAACCAGTTATATAAGAAACCCCATTGATTTATATTATCAAAAAATATTAAAAATAAAGGAGCATGACGATGTTGAAGAAACTGTTGCTGCTAATACTTTAGGAACCATTGTGCACAATACCCTTGAAGACTTTTACAAGCCATTAACAGGTAAAATGTTGACTATAGAAACTATTAAAAACCTAAAATCTAAAATTGAAGAAAGAGTTATATTCCATTTTAAAAATGAATATAAAGAGGGTGATATTAGTAAAGGGAAAAACCTGATTATTTTCGAAATTTCAAAACGCTATGTATCTAACTTTTTAGATTTAGAGATTAACGCTTTAAATGCTGGTAATGAAATAAAAATAATTTCTGTTGAAGTAGATAATGAAGTTTTAATTGATATTCCAGAACTAGACTTCCCTATTAAAATTAAAGGGAAAATTGACAGGGTTGATGAATATAATGGTGTCACACGTATCATTGATTATAAAACAGGTAGTGTGCAACAAAACCAAGTTGAAATTGTTAATTGGGATGATATTACTACAGATTATAAAAAGTTTAGTAAAAGCTTTCAAATACTCACATATGCGTATATGTTGCGTCAATCAAAACAAATAGATCTTCCTGTTGAAGCGGGTATTATTTCTCTTAAAAATTTAAGTTCAGGCTTTTTAAAATTTGCCAAAAAAGACAAACAAGGAAGCTATGCTAAAAAAAACACCTTAATTACTGAAGAAACAATTAACAACTTCAGCATTCAACTTAAAAAACTTATTATAGAAATTTGTAATCCAGATATTGATTTTACAGAAAAGGAGCTTTAA